A genomic window from Cytobacillus suaedae includes:
- a CDS encoding sigma 54-interacting transcriptional regulator: MFLQQVGSDEMVKAILSSIDEAIHAVDNTGVTIFYNEVAAKHDGVAIEEVLGKHILTVFPSLTSETSTLLKVIETKEPIYHLPQTYKNVRGEIIDTVNTTLPIMVNDRLIGAVEIGRDYSQIKALSNRLIDLQTKLKKKKQKPQEVNGARYTINDILTSCDSFKFVKGQALKVAKTSSTVLVYGETGTGKELLVQSIHNSSIRKSEPFIAQSCASIPESLLESLLFGTVKGSYTGAVDRAGLFELAHGGTLFLDEINSMPLEIQAKLLRVLEDGVVRRVGSTKEFKVDVRVIVAMNEEPIHCLQQNWLRPDLFYRLNVFSLHIPPLRDRVQDIVLLVNHFINQYNQLFVKEVKGINEDTCKVLTEYVWPGNVRELKHTIEHAMNMAEGDTITIEDLPFHLTGQYNMRKEEQEVSLGDKSLRELLSTYEVSIINQALAKTDGNIKQAADLLKIPRQTLQYKMSKLETAK, from the coding sequence TTGTTCCTTCAACAGGTTGGGTCAGATGAAATGGTAAAAGCAATTCTTTCAAGTATAGATGAAGCAATTCATGCTGTGGATAACACTGGAGTTACCATCTTTTATAATGAAGTGGCAGCAAAGCATGATGGTGTTGCAATCGAAGAGGTTCTTGGAAAGCATATTTTAACTGTATTTCCTTCCCTAACTAGTGAAACTAGTACACTCTTAAAAGTAATTGAAACAAAGGAGCCGATTTATCATCTACCCCAAACCTATAAGAATGTTCGTGGAGAAATAATTGATACAGTAAATACAACGTTACCGATAATGGTGAACGATCGTTTAATAGGTGCAGTAGAGATTGGTCGAGATTATTCACAGATAAAGGCACTATCCAATAGATTAATTGATTTACAAACAAAACTTAAAAAGAAAAAACAAAAACCGCAAGAAGTGAATGGGGCAAGGTATACAATTAACGATATCTTAACCTCATGTGACTCGTTTAAATTCGTTAAGGGTCAAGCACTTAAGGTTGCAAAAACATCGTCAACTGTCCTTGTTTATGGAGAAACAGGGACTGGAAAAGAGCTGCTTGTTCAATCTATTCATAATAGCTCAATTCGAAAATCTGAGCCGTTCATTGCTCAAAGTTGTGCTTCAATTCCAGAATCTTTATTAGAAAGTTTATTATTTGGAACGGTAAAAGGAAGTTATACAGGGGCTGTTGACCGAGCTGGTTTATTCGAACTAGCTCATGGAGGAACGTTGTTTTTAGATGAAATAAATTCAATGCCATTGGAAATTCAAGCAAAGCTATTAAGAGTATTAGAGGATGGTGTTGTCCGAAGGGTTGGAAGCACGAAAGAATTTAAAGTAGATGTGAGAGTTATAGTTGCTATGAATGAGGAACCTATTCACTGCTTACAGCAAAATTGGTTGCGTCCAGACTTATTTTATCGGTTAAATGTATTTTCACTCCATATCCCTCCACTTCGTGATAGAGTTCAAGATATTGTGTTGTTAGTGAATCATTTCATCAATCAGTATAATCAACTTTTTGTAAAAGAAGTGAAAGGAATCAATGAAGACACATGTAAAGTATTAACCGAGTATGTGTGGCCTGGCAATGTTCGTGAGTTGAAACACACCATTGAGCATGCAATGAATATGGCCGAGGGTGATACCATTACAATAGAAGATCTGCCTTTTCATTTAACAGGGCAATATAATATGAGGAAAGAAGAACAGGAAGTTAGTTTGGGAGATAAATCATTACGCGAATTACTTAGCACGTATGAGGTATCGATTATTAATCAGGCTCTAGCTAAAACGGACGGAAACATTAAACAAGCTGCCGATCTATTAAAAATACCGAGACAAACATTGCAATATAAAATGAGTAAACTGGAAACTGCCAAATAG
- a CDS encoding YokU family protein, whose product MDITCEWCGGKASTGKNTVYWELPDGSRAIEITETPAVVCTECEMVYQSEDIIKEIEDQLFLVNTKKIGSSIGFKELMELPRLLKRNYFDFSS is encoded by the coding sequence ATGGATATTACATGCGAGTGGTGTGGAGGCAAAGCAAGTACCGGAAAAAACACGGTATATTGGGAGTTGCCGGATGGGTCTAGGGCGATTGAAATAACGGAGACTCCAGCTGTGGTTTGCACCGAATGTGAGATGGTATATCAGAGTGAAGACATAATTAAGGAAATTGAGGATCAGTTGTTTTTAGTTAATACGAAGAAGATTGGTAGTTCGATAGGTTTTAAGGAGCTAATGGAATTACCTAGATTGTTGAAGAGGAATTATTTTGATTTTTCTTCATAG
- the ablB gene encoding putative beta-lysine N-acetyltransferase: protein MTTDFIFSEQEEINRENFHLKTTKDHFNQRLKVEDYRGNIKSITDFIDNMCLENKYAKAIVKTRFEDVPFFIKEGFILEAIFKRYFNGNDAIAMTKYYEPTRRNSDKWVKEDEILKKVLVLDKPTPRFSIPKKFKLRQATDRDADQLATLYSKVFEIYPTPLNNPDYIKEVMQQDTVFFVILDEEDQLISAASAEMNFTYHNAELTDCATLPEFRKLGLMKLLLKRLEEELVSRGIFCSYSIARALSFGMNAAFHQLNYTYTGRLANNCYIFDKLEDMNVWVKDLSAAKNSSP, encoded by the coding sequence ATGACAACTGATTTTATTTTTTCGGAACAGGAAGAGATAAATAGAGAAAACTTTCATCTGAAGACGACAAAGGATCACTTTAATCAACGTCTTAAAGTAGAGGATTACCGAGGAAACATTAAAAGTATTACTGATTTTATCGATAATATGTGCCTAGAAAATAAATATGCAAAAGCAATTGTTAAAACAAGGTTTGAGGATGTCCCTTTTTTCATTAAGGAAGGGTTTATTTTAGAAGCTATATTTAAACGATATTTCAATGGTAATGATGCAATTGCCATGACAAAGTATTATGAACCTACTCGTCGGAACAGTGATAAGTGGGTAAAGGAAGATGAAATTTTAAAGAAAGTGTTAGTGTTAGATAAACCAACCCCTAGATTTTCTATTCCAAAAAAATTCAAACTCCGACAGGCTACAGATAGGGATGCAGATCAGCTAGCAACCCTCTATTCAAAGGTGTTTGAAATTTATCCCACTCCTCTTAATAATCCAGATTATATAAAAGAAGTCATGCAGCAAGATACCGTATTCTTTGTGATTTTAGACGAGGAGGATCAGCTTATTAGTGCTGCATCAGCCGAAATGAATTTCACATATCATAATGCTGAACTAACAGATTGCGCAACACTTCCTGAGTTTCGTAAATTGGGATTAATGAAGCTCCTTTTAAAGAGATTAGAAGAGGAGCTAGTTAGCAGGGGAATTTTTTGTTCATACTCTATTGCCAGAGCACTTTCTTTTGGAATGAACGCGGCTTTCCATCAGCTTAACTATACGTATACAGGTCGATTGGCAAATAACTGTTATATATTCGATAAGCTTGAAGATATGAACGTATGGGTTAAAGACCTGTCAGCTGCTAAAAATTCATCACCATAG
- the ablA gene encoding lysine 2,3-aminomutase encodes MLNNLYKPSRHWKEIELWKDVTEEQWNDWIWQLTNTVRTLDDLKKVVNLTPEEEEGVRISTKTIPLNITPYYASLMNPDDSRCPIRMQSVPISKEIYKTKYDLEDPLHEDEDSPVPGLTHRYPDRVLFLVTNQCSMYCRYCTRRRFSGQIGMGVPKKQLDAAINYIANTPEVRDVLLSGGDGLLINDTILEYILKSLRAIPHVEIIRIGTRAPVVFPQRITENLCNILKKYHPIWLNTHFNTSIEITEESKRACEMLANAGVPVGNQSVILAGINDSVPIMKQLMHDLVKIRVRPYYIYQCDLSEGIGHFRAPVSKGLEIIEGLRGHTSGYAVPTFVVDAPGGGGKIAVQPNYIISQSAEKVVLRNFEGVITSYPEPQNYVAGRAEGYFKSVYPDYEKYKSNVGISAVMNDSKFNLVPEGLKRLDRRNKYQEDPSHSSLKDKREKRDELKEKKFLSQLQKSTGSGDQDKAAPAGTE; translated from the coding sequence ATGTTAAATAACCTTTATAAACCTAGTAGACATTGGAAAGAGATAGAGCTTTGGAAAGATGTCACTGAAGAACAGTGGAATGATTGGATTTGGCAATTAACGAATACAGTTAGAACCTTAGATGATCTAAAAAAAGTAGTTAACCTAACTCCAGAAGAAGAGGAAGGCGTTAGAATATCAACAAAGACTATTCCTCTAAATATCACACCATACTACGCATCCTTGATGAATCCAGATGATTCACGTTGCCCGATTCGTATGCAATCTGTGCCAATTTCAAAAGAAATTTATAAAACAAAATATGATCTTGAAGATCCTCTTCATGAGGATGAAGATTCACCAGTACCTGGCTTAACACATCGTTATCCAGATCGAGTGCTATTTTTAGTCACCAATCAATGTTCAATGTATTGCCGTTACTGTACTCGACGTCGCTTTTCAGGTCAAATCGGAATGGGAGTGCCGAAAAAACAACTTGATGCTGCTATTAACTACATTGCCAATACTCCTGAAGTGAGAGATGTACTATTGTCTGGAGGGGACGGATTATTAATTAATGATACTATCCTAGAGTACATTCTAAAAAGTCTACGTGCCATCCCACATGTAGAGATCATAAGAATCGGTACCCGTGCTCCGGTTGTATTTCCACAGAGGATAACAGAAAATCTATGCAATATCTTAAAAAAGTACCATCCTATTTGGTTAAACACGCATTTCAATACATCAATCGAAATTACTGAAGAGTCCAAACGAGCCTGTGAGATGCTAGCCAATGCAGGTGTACCTGTTGGAAATCAATCCGTCATTTTAGCTGGAATTAATGACAGTGTCCCAATCATGAAACAGTTAATGCATGATCTAGTTAAAATCAGGGTCCGACCTTACTATATCTATCAGTGTGATCTATCAGAAGGAATCGGACATTTCAGAGCACCAGTTTCAAAAGGGTTAGAAATAATTGAAGGGCTACGTGGTCATACATCTGGGTATGCAGTCCCAACCTTCGTAGTCGACGCACCTGGTGGGGGAGGTAAAATCGCTGTCCAGCCAAATTATATAATTTCGCAAAGTGCGGAAAAAGTGGTGTTGCGGAATTTTGAAGGAGTAATAACATCCTACCCAGAACCTCAAAACTATGTAGCAGGTCGAGCAGAAGGTTACTTCAAGAGTGTATATCCTGATTATGAAAAGTACAAATCAAATGTTGGAATATCAGCGGTTATGAATGACAGCAAATTCAATCTCGTCCCTGAAGGTCTGAAACGTTTAGATAGAAGAAATAAGTACCAGGAAGATCCAAGCCACTCTTCACTTAAGGATAAACGTGAAAAACGTGATGAACTGAAGGAGAAGAAATTCTTATCCCAGTTGCAAAAATCAACCGGTTCTGGTGATCAAGATAAAGCAGCACCAGCGGGAACTGAGTAG
- a CDS encoding DUF1643 domain-containing protein has translation MSFFSHLIKLRPGEDPDIFNQKFNRLLEENDWEYVGPIEVEMPLGFEERRGYCTSVFHPNRDKPRRYTLTKIWDVNKTQVTAIMTNPSNATEIKSDETVNFLLDYLEQPRFDFGGLTVVNTSPWVAGTVNSNSHFIEDNHNFSFIEQAIIHADLVILGWGGDGRKYGIPHIRENLRELLLQHQPKLRAFGFGREDKFPKHPHPRVPTQRFSLDSELQLVTQANIESIMSVESEN, from the coding sequence ATGAGTTTCTTTTCACATTTGATTAAACTTCGCCCAGGAGAGGATCCTGACATTTTTAATCAAAAGTTTAATAGATTGTTAGAAGAAAATGACTGGGAGTATGTTGGACCTATTGAAGTGGAAATGCCATTAGGTTTCGAGGAAAGACGTGGATATTGTACATCAGTATTCCATCCAAATAGAGATAAACCTCGAAGATATACCTTAACTAAAATTTGGGATGTTAACAAAACACAAGTTACTGCTATCATGACCAATCCTAGCAACGCTACAGAAATTAAAAGTGATGAAACTGTAAATTTTTTATTAGATTATCTAGAACAACCTCGTTTTGACTTTGGCGGATTAACTGTTGTTAATACAAGTCCGTGGGTGGCTGGAACTGTAAATTCTAACTCCCACTTTATCGAAGATAACCATAACTTTTCGTTTATTGAACAAGCCATTATCCACGCTGATCTTGTTATATTGGGCTGGGGTGGAGATGGACGGAAATACGGGATACCACACATCAGGGAGAACCTAAGAGAATTACTATTGCAACATCAGCCAAAACTACGAGCATTTGGATTTGGTAGAGAAGACAAATTTCCCAAGCATCCTCACCCTCGTGTACCAACCCAAAGGTTTTCACTTGATTCAGAACTGCAACTGGTTACACAAGCAAATATTGAATCAATTATGAGTGTGGAATCAGAAAATTAA